A genome region from Panthera leo isolate Ple1 chromosome A2, P.leo_Ple1_pat1.1, whole genome shotgun sequence includes the following:
- the RTBDN gene encoding retbindin isoform X3 has product MACRGHTRPRGLPWALRLTLVWILLGFCGGSRPLPALSRRHHRLATDFGTVQLHLAEMDTPEASDPGAVPERCGEPSPGCESFLGHLQAALQSRFRLLLLGIRQAQPLCSELCDVWFATCESDITCGPTWLPFPEKRGCEPGCATYEQTFADGADLCRSVLGYVLPVAAPGADHCLNISISVLPGRRHERRAREISFPRSRRSRTWILDAAGSGSGSGSGSGP; this is encoded by the exons ATGGCCTGCAGGGGCCACACTCGACCCAGGGGCCTGCCCTGGGCCCTAAGACTGACCCTGGTGTGGATCCTGCTGGGGTTCTGTGGAGGGAGCCGCCCACTCCCAGCTCTGTCCCGGAGACACCATAGGCTGGCGACCGATTTCGGCACAGTCCAGCTGCACCTTGCGG AGATGGACACGCCAGAGGCATCGGACCCTGGGGCGGTCCCAGAACGCTGTGGGGAGCCGAGCCCTGG GTGCGAATCCTTCCTGGGACATCTCCAAGCTGCCCTCCAGAGTCGCTTCCGCCTGTTGTTATTGGGGATACGCCAGGCGCAGCCGCTCTGTTCTGAGCTCTGCGATGTCTG GTTTGCCACCTGCGAAAGTGATATTACCTGCGGCCCAACTTGGCTTCCATTCCCAGAAAAGAGGGGCTGTGAGCCTGGCTGCGCTACCTATGAGCAG ACCTTTGCCGATGGGGCAGACCTTTGCCGCTCAGTCCTGGGCTACGTGCTGCCGGTAGCAGCTCCTGGCGCGGATCACTGCCTCAACATTTCCATCTCGGTACTGCCGGGTCGCAGACACGAACGGAGGGCCCGGGAAATCAGTTTCCCGCGGTCCCGCCGCTCCCGCACCTGGATCCTGGATGCTGCGGGCAGCGGGAGTGGTAGTGGAAGCGGCAGCGGCCCCTAG
- the RTBDN gene encoding retbindin isoform X2, whose translation MDKRKVDMACRGHTRPRGLPWALRLTLVWILLGFCGGSRPLPALSRRHHRLATDFGTVQLHLAEMDTPEASDPGAVPERCGEPSPGCESFLGHLQAALQSRFRLLLLGIRQAQPLCSELCDVWFATCESDITCGPTWLPFPEKRGCEPGCATYEQTFADGADLCRSVLGYVLPVAAPGADHCLNISISVLPGRRHERRAREISFPRSRRSRTWILDAAGSGSGSGSGSGP comes from the exons GTGGACATGGCCTGCAGGGGCCACACTCGACCCAGGGGCCTGCCCTGGGCCCTAAGACTGACCCTGGTGTGGATCCTGCTGGGGTTCTGTGGAGGGAGCCGCCCACTCCCAGCTCTGTCCCGGAGACACCATAGGCTGGCGACCGATTTCGGCACAGTCCAGCTGCACCTTGCGG AGATGGACACGCCAGAGGCATCGGACCCTGGGGCGGTCCCAGAACGCTGTGGGGAGCCGAGCCCTGG GTGCGAATCCTTCCTGGGACATCTCCAAGCTGCCCTCCAGAGTCGCTTCCGCCTGTTGTTATTGGGGATACGCCAGGCGCAGCCGCTCTGTTCTGAGCTCTGCGATGTCTG GTTTGCCACCTGCGAAAGTGATATTACCTGCGGCCCAACTTGGCTTCCATTCCCAGAAAAGAGGGGCTGTGAGCCTGGCTGCGCTACCTATGAGCAG ACCTTTGCCGATGGGGCAGACCTTTGCCGCTCAGTCCTGGGCTACGTGCTGCCGGTAGCAGCTCCTGGCGCGGATCACTGCCTCAACATTTCCATCTCGGTACTGCCGGGTCGCAGACACGAACGGAGGGCCCGGGAAATCAGTTTCCCGCGGTCCCGCCGCTCCCGCACCTGGATCCTGGATGCTGCGGGCAGCGGGAGTGGTAGTGGAAGCGGCAGCGGCCCCTAG
- the RTBDN gene encoding retbindin isoform X1 has translation MDKRKQQNSSPATAKLGSKGPAIVEAPKPIVGREKVDMACRGHTRPRGLPWALRLTLVWILLGFCGGSRPLPALSRRHHRLATDFGTVQLHLAEMDTPEASDPGAVPERCGEPSPGCESFLGHLQAALQSRFRLLLLGIRQAQPLCSELCDVWFATCESDITCGPTWLPFPEKRGCEPGCATYEQTFADGADLCRSVLGYVLPVAAPGADHCLNISISVLPGRRHERRAREISFPRSRRSRTWILDAAGSGSGSGSGSGP, from the exons CAGCAAAACTCGAGTCCTGCCACAGCCAAGCTTGGCTCCAAAGGGCCAGCCATAGTGGAAGCCCCTAAGCCGATTGTGGGCCGAGAGAAG GTGGACATGGCCTGCAGGGGCCACACTCGACCCAGGGGCCTGCCCTGGGCCCTAAGACTGACCCTGGTGTGGATCCTGCTGGGGTTCTGTGGAGGGAGCCGCCCACTCCCAGCTCTGTCCCGGAGACACCATAGGCTGGCGACCGATTTCGGCACAGTCCAGCTGCACCTTGCGG AGATGGACACGCCAGAGGCATCGGACCCTGGGGCGGTCCCAGAACGCTGTGGGGAGCCGAGCCCTGG GTGCGAATCCTTCCTGGGACATCTCCAAGCTGCCCTCCAGAGTCGCTTCCGCCTGTTGTTATTGGGGATACGCCAGGCGCAGCCGCTCTGTTCTGAGCTCTGCGATGTCTG GTTTGCCACCTGCGAAAGTGATATTACCTGCGGCCCAACTTGGCTTCCATTCCCAGAAAAGAGGGGCTGTGAGCCTGGCTGCGCTACCTATGAGCAG ACCTTTGCCGATGGGGCAGACCTTTGCCGCTCAGTCCTGGGCTACGTGCTGCCGGTAGCAGCTCCTGGCGCGGATCACTGCCTCAACATTTCCATCTCGGTACTGCCGGGTCGCAGACACGAACGGAGGGCCCGGGAAATCAGTTTCCCGCGGTCCCGCCGCTCCCGCACCTGGATCCTGGATGCTGCGGGCAGCGGGAGTGGTAGTGGAAGCGGCAGCGGCCCCTAG